AATAAAGACATCAAAACCGCCGAAGGAGCTATCGATCTTCTCGGCAAGTGCCCCATCGGGTCTGCCTCCCCCCTTGGGCCCCATAACCTTCCAGAAAAGGGAGTGGTTGTAGTGTCCGCCGCCGTTGTTCCGTACCCCGGTACGAATATTCTCAGGAAGCGCATCAAGCCCGGCAAGGAGCTCTTCGATGGATTTGCTCGCATACTCGGTACCCTCCACCGCATTGTTGAGCTTGGCAGTATAACCTTCATGGTGCTTGTCATGGTGTATGCGCATGGTGCGCTCATCAATGTAGGGTTCAAGTGCATCATAGGCATATGGTAAATCCGGTGTGATAAACGACATAAAAAACCTCCTCATGGTTCCTTTAATACTATACTAATTTACTATGATTTAAAAGAAAAAGAAAGTTTTATTGCGAGACGCTTTGCAGCTTTCTATGATTGATATCGGGAGGAATCCATATGACGACAGCAAACACACTGAGCCTTAAGCTTTTTGCCCTAACAGAGCTTATCTTTATTCTTCCGCCCCTGCTTTTGGCCCCCTACGCCACCCTCGGAGGTGTTGCAGACGTGGCAACCATGATCACCTTTGTGAAGCATCCGCTCGTCCCCCTTTCAACCGGAGCTCTGACAATCTGCGCCCTTTTGGCATTTCTGGTCATCTGGAGGCTGTTCTTCTCCCGGGCTGTTGCAAGCGGTGATACGAAAAAGCTTGCCGCTGCCGTACGAACCGGCGCCCTCCTCTTTCTCTTCTTTCTTATTCTTGAAATGCTTATCGGGCATGTTATCTTCTTCAGAGCCGTTACTACGGACCTCCCCGCAGGCAAGCTCTTTGTGTTCCTCTATCTCCTGATTTTTCTCACCTTCGTCTCCGCCCCCCTCTTTCTCTCCTTTATCATGACCATCGAACACAGCCTCTCGTCCATGGAACTCTACATCACAAGTTCCTTTTTCTCCCTCAAAAACAGAATGAACATCATCATCCCAAGTCTGGTCTTCAGCTCCATCGCACTGCTCACCACCGTCAGCCAAAGCCATCGGCTGAGAACCCTTATCGGGCCACCGCCCCCTGTAAGTCTCCTGACCACCCAGCTGATCGTTGTTCTGGCAAGCATCACCCTGACACTCATCGTCCAGAAAGCCCTTTCCCAGACCATTGCACGGCCCGTAGCAAGGCTCAAAGGGCTCCTGGAACAGGGGATGAACGGCGATGTTACCGTCAGGAGCAGGGAACTGGCCCAGGACGAAATCG
The sequence above is drawn from the Sediminispirochaeta bajacaliforniensis DSM 16054 genome and encodes:
- a CDS encoding superoxide dismutase, which gives rise to MSFITPDLPYAYDALEPYIDERTMRIHHDKHHEGYTAKLNNAVEGTEYASKSIEELLAGLDALPENIRTGVRNNGGGHYNHSLFWKVMGPKGGGRPDGALAEKIDSSFGGFDVFISEFSAAAASRFGSGWAWLALDAKGSLVVLSTANQDNPVTQGLVPILGLDVWEHAYYLKYQNRRPEYIESFFKVINWPKVAELYKAAI